The stretch of DNA AGTTTTAAGGAAGTATTACGGAGAATAGATCAAAATTCTTATCAAAGCCACAGTATCATACATAATAACCAGATATGATTCAGGGTATCATCGGTAAGCTAAAATCAAGATATTCTGATTATTTACTTTTTCTCGGACCTGGTCTTCTTCTTGCGATTGCTGCCGCAGGAGAGAGCGGCCTTACTGAGGTTATCGCATCGGGCGCCCATTACGGATTCGAATTGATCTGGGTCGTGATAATCACCCTTATATTCAAATTCGCATTTACTACCGGAATCGCACGATATACCCTCGCGACAGGCGAGACAATATTCGACGGCCTCCGGAAGATACCGGGGCCGAAGAACTGGACCGCATATTTCGTCCTCGTAATCTACCTTCTCGAGATGTTCGCATTTGCCGGTATGCTCCTCATGGGCGGGATCTTTCTCGATTATCTCATTCCGGGCCTGAACCCCCCGTGGTTTCTTGCAATAATCTCTCTTGCAGTGATCATGTTCCTGCTGTGGAAGGACTCTTATGAAAGGATCGAAAAGATAGTCGTAATAATCGCAGTCCTACTCTTTGCCGGCATAATTGTCGTCCTCTCGCAGTTCTATCTTCACGGGCCGGCGATCCTCGACGGGTGCATCCCGACGATCCCTCCGGGATCGGCGGTTACGATCATGGCACTGATGGGATCGATCGGATCGGGCCTTAACATACTTCTGTATTCAGTGTGGCTCCACGAGAAGACGGGCGGCGAATGCGGGGAGAACTTCTTCCGGCGATATATCAAAAGCGTCAACCTCGATCTCGTCCTAGCCTTCACGCTTGTCGGCTTTATAACCCTGATCTTTATCGGGCTCGGTGTAAGCGGATTCGTGGTATCATATCTCGGCCATGGTGAGGAGGTGACTACCGAGGCGATAATTTCACAGGTACTCTACATAGTGGGTACGATCCCCTACGGGATTACCGCGTTTCTGGTCTTCGGGTATATCATAATGTTCGGCGCCGCGATATCGGGGATGGATGGTCGGGCGAGGGCCGTTTCCACGATGATCAAGGGTGCTTTGAGACTGAATACGGATGAAAAGATCCTCTACAGGGGATGCCTGGTATTATTTGCGGCAATTATCATAATCTCGTTCTACTACTTTACTGACCCGATGCTTCTCCTCAGGCATTCCGCTGCAATCGCGTCGATAATATTTGCCGCATTCGGTTTTGTGATAATCTACCTGGACAGAAAACTGCCGAAGTACTCGAGGGGCAGCAGACTCTGGCTGACCGTGATGGGAGTCGGCTGTTTCGTGTTCCTGTATATCGCACTGACACTCGAGAATGCTATCCTCGAATTCGGTCTTCCTCTTGTTGAAAGAATTCTCTTCATTGCATTTGTCTTCTATATACTCTCAAAGACAGAACTTTTCACGAAATTAACCGAAGGCAGGGCGGATCTGCTCGACAAAATATGGACTATTGCGATCTTCGGCGCGATCTCGATCTACGGAACCTATCGCGGCATCGAATACGGGGGCCTTATCGTCAACTTCAGGGATCTCGGGCCGATGATCGCCGGCCTTCTCGGCGGCCCGGTAGTAGGAGTATTCGCAGGGATTGTCGGTGCAGTCTACCGGTATTCACTCGGCGGGTGGACGGCGGTGCCATGTATGGCGGGAACAATATTTGCAGGATTGTTCGCAGGTATATACTGCCATATTTACAGGGGACAGATAACATATTACAGGGCCGCACTGCTTGCAATAATTGTAGAATGTGTTCATATTCTGCTGTTTGTTCCGCTATTCGTCACGGACATCACTCTCGAACAATATCTTATGGTCATCGACACGTCACTAATGCCGATGATCACCGCGAATATTGCTGGCCTCCTGATATTTGTATATCTCTTGAAACTCTCAGGCAGCCGCCTGAATGACTACTGGCCGCTGAAGAAGAATTTGATCGGAAAAGAGAAACAGAAGGAGTGCGATGAAGATGAAAACTGAATTCAGTCCGAAAATGCTCCTGAGATCGGCATTGATCGTTTTCATTGTAACTGCCGCGATCCTCTCGTCGGGGTGCACGATCCTCAAGACAGGGGAGGTCCCGGAGGACGAGATCGTTATTGGCGTCCTTCTCCCGTTCTCCGGGAACATGGAGGAGTACGGGGTCGGCTTTAGGGATGGGATCGATATGGCCATCGCCGATATCAACGACGAAGGGGGAATACGCGGCATTCCTGTCCGTGCGGAATACCAGGATACCTTCGGAACGCCCAACATCGCGACATTCGGTTTCAAGAGGTTTGCAGATATGGGAATCAGCGTCATAATAGGGGATGCTTCGAGTACGAATACGCTGAAAATAGCCCCTCTTGCGGAAGAGGCAGGAATAGTGCTGGTATCCCCGGGAGCTACATCTCCGGATCTTTCGCAGTACAAAAACTACGTATTCCGGACGATATCCTCGGACACCTACCAGGGAAGGGGTATTGCAAAGGTCCTGATGTCGCTTTACCCTGAAGCGGAGAATGTATCCGTCGTATTCATGGACAACGATTACGGTACGGCTCTCGCAGAGGCTTTCATGGAAGCTTTCAGAGAGAAGGGCGGCAATCTAACCCAGGAGATAGAATTTTCGGAAGACATGGGAAATTACTCGGATGTCGCCCTTGCACTGAAGGAGGGCAACCCCGACGCAGTGGTTCTTATCAGCTACCAGGAAGAGGCCGCGATGATAATGAACGCGGCGAGGCTCCAGGGAATGGACGATACGATATGGATCGGATCAGAAGCCCTGATCGATGACAAACTGATAAAAAGCACAGGGGACTATTCCGAAGGAATGATCGCGACGATGCAGGCAAACCATATCATCTCCGAATCATTTGCCGGGCGCTATATGGAGGAATACAACAAATCCTACGTTGACTGGCCAGTTCCCTACGGCTACGACACGATGATGATAATATCGCAGGTGATAGAAGCGAAGGGTTATGAACCCGATGACATCAGCGAAGGATTAAAGGAGATCAGGTACTTAGGCGTCTGCGGTGCGAAATCCTTCGATGAAAACGGGGATATTTACCCGTCCTACGATGTCCTCCAGGTGCAGGACGGGGAATGGTTCCAGATACGGTGGAACGAGATCCTCTACGGATCGGAGAACAACAAAAAAAGCCACTGATCAGGTCCCGAAGACTTTTCTTTTTTCTTTAATCCTCTTCGAGATCACCAGTATCAGATAGACAAGTGAAACAAGGATAATTATCGTCGCCCCTGAAGGTATGTCGAAAAAGTACGAGGCGAATATCCCCCCGGTTGTAAAGATCATACCCAGGATAGCTGAGATTACCATCATGTGGCCCAGCTTTCCTGTAAACTCCCTGCTGATTGCAACGGGAAGTGCAAGAAGGGCGATTACAAGGATTACGCCCACGACCTGTATCAGGACCACGACTGTAAGAGCCGTTAAGACGAGCAGGAAGATCATGACCGCCTTCGAGTTGATATTCATCAGGGAGGCGTATTCCTCGTCGAAAGTTACCGCGACAAGCTGGTTATAGAAGAGGAACACCGAGAGCAGGATGACCGCGACAAGGCAGGCCATCATGACGATCTCGCTGAACGGAACGAGAAGGATGTTTCCGAAGAGGTAGCTCATCAGGTCGGGTGCAAATCCCGGCGTGAGATACACGAAAAGTATACCGAGAGCCATTCCACCGGACCATATTGCGCCTATCATCGTATCGGTGTTCTGGTGGGCGGTATTCCTTACATGGCCGATTGCGGCGGCAGAGGC from Methanolacinia petrolearia DSM 11571 encodes:
- a CDS encoding Nramp family divalent metal transporter, translating into MIQGIIGKLKSRYSDYLLFLGPGLLLAIAAAGESGLTEVIASGAHYGFELIWVVIITLIFKFAFTTGIARYTLATGETIFDGLRKIPGPKNWTAYFVLVIYLLEMFAFAGMLLMGGIFLDYLIPGLNPPWFLAIISLAVIMFLLWKDSYERIEKIVVIIAVLLFAGIIVVLSQFYLHGPAILDGCIPTIPPGSAVTIMALMGSIGSGLNILLYSVWLHEKTGGECGENFFRRYIKSVNLDLVLAFTLVGFITLIFIGLGVSGFVVSYLGHGEEVTTEAIISQVLYIVGTIPYGITAFLVFGYIIMFGAAISGMDGRARAVSTMIKGALRLNTDEKILYRGCLVLFAAIIIISFYYFTDPMLLLRHSAAIASIIFAAFGFVIIYLDRKLPKYSRGSRLWLTVMGVGCFVFLYIALTLENAILEFGLPLVERILFIAFVFYILSKTELFTKLTEGRADLLDKIWTIAIFGAISIYGTYRGIEYGGLIVNFRDLGPMIAGLLGGPVVGVFAGIVGAVYRYSLGGWTAVPCMAGTIFAGLFAGIYCHIYRGQITYYRAALLAIIVECVHILLFVPLFVTDITLEQYLMVIDTSLMPMITANIAGLLIFVYLLKLSGSRLNDYWPLKKNLIGKEKQKECDEDEN
- a CDS encoding ABC transporter substrate-binding protein — protein: MKMKTEFSPKMLLRSALIVFIVTAAILSSGCTILKTGEVPEDEIVIGVLLPFSGNMEEYGVGFRDGIDMAIADINDEGGIRGIPVRAEYQDTFGTPNIATFGFKRFADMGISVIIGDASSTNTLKIAPLAEEAGIVLVSPGATSPDLSQYKNYVFRTISSDTYQGRGIAKVLMSLYPEAENVSVVFMDNDYGTALAEAFMEAFREKGGNLTQEIEFSEDMGNYSDVALALKEGNPDAVVLISYQEEAAMIMNAARLQGMDDTIWIGSEALIDDKLIKSTGDYSEGMIATMQANHIISESFAGRYMEEYNKSYVDWPVPYGYDTMMIISQVIEAKGYEPDDISEGLKEIRYLGVCGAKSFDENGDIYPSYDVLQVQDGEWFQIRWNEILYGSENNKKSH
- a CDS encoding metal ABC transporter permease is translated as MSLITILGYEFFRNALLAGVIASIVCGVIGSFVVVKRMVSLAGGISHSAFGGIGLGYYLGIDPIAGAAGFAVASAAAIGHVRNTAHQNTDTMIGAIWSGGMALGILFVYLTPGFAPDLMSYLFGNILLVPFSEIVMMACLVAVILLSVFLFYNQLVAVTFDEEYASLMNINSKAVMIFLLVLTALTVVVLIQVVGVILVIALLALPVAISREFTGKLGHMMVISAILGMIFTTGGIFASYFFDIPSGATIIILVSLVYLILVISKRIKEKRKVFGT